In Rickettsiella endosymbiont of Aleochara curtula, one genomic interval encodes:
- a CDS encoding DUF3579 domain-containing protein, whose translation MLENTVTHKSQREKLILIEGVTETGEKFRPSDWAERMCGCLASFTNRRMVYSPQLRPMIDQESRTKCLVLDPKLKETNPDIFDCIMKFAGENRLKIHESYTEAEETK comes from the coding sequence ATGTTAGAAAATACCGTCACACACAAAAGCCAAAGAGAAAAACTCATTCTAATCGAAGGAGTTACCGAAACTGGCGAAAAATTCAGACCCAGTGACTGGGCTGAGCGTATGTGCGGTTGTTTGGCCAGTTTTACTAATCGGCGCATGGTGTATTCCCCGCAGCTACGACCGATGATCGATCAAGAAAGTCGCACCAAATGTCTAGTTCTCGATCCCAAGCTCAAAGAAACCAATCCGGATATTTTTGACTGCATTATGAAATTTGCTGGCGAAAACCGTTTAAAAATCCACGAATCCTATACAGAAGCTGAAGAAACCAAATAG
- a CDS encoding CBU_0585 family protein, producing the protein MKTIKNQLKPDRNFVSDIDQFLAAFDKRHPEKSASQQQEIEQYQALMTKRDTKIDSHS; encoded by the coding sequence ATGAAGACTATAAAAAACCAACTTAAGCCAGATAGAAACTTTGTCAGCGATATTGATCAATTTCTTGCCGCTTTTGATAAGCGCCATCCTGAAAAATCAGCTTCACAACAACAAGAAATCGAACAATATCAAGCATTGATGACAAAACGCGATACAAAAATCGATAGCCACTCTTGA
- the rpoH gene encoding RNA polymerase sigma factor RpoH, whose protein sequence is MNTHLQTLYQSLPINSTDAYIARLKQIPVLSAEEETALAERYYQHQDLVAAKKLIIANLRFVVHIAQTYMGYGLALADLIQEGNIGLMKAVKRFDPKVGVRLISFAVHWIKAEIQEFILRNWRIVKIATTKAQRKLFFNLRKMKTHLGWFNQKEIEAVARDLGVKPETVREMESRLASNDMSLDISDDSSDSKSSSYPLIDMHFEDNRYDPARLLEASNTTESSQDHLHKALAKLDEREQTIIRDRWLTEPKITLQELANRYQVSAERVRQLEQKAIKELRSAIEQQAA, encoded by the coding sequence ATGAATACTCACTTACAAACACTTTATCAATCACTACCCATCAACAGCACCGACGCCTATATTGCGCGGTTAAAACAAATTCCCGTATTAAGCGCTGAAGAAGAAACCGCACTCGCCGAACGCTATTACCAACATCAAGACTTAGTCGCCGCCAAAAAGCTTATTATTGCCAACCTACGCTTTGTGGTACACATTGCACAGACTTACATGGGTTATGGTCTGGCACTCGCCGACCTGATTCAAGAAGGAAATATTGGTTTAATGAAAGCGGTCAAACGTTTTGACCCCAAAGTAGGCGTGCGTCTCATCTCATTTGCTGTGCATTGGATTAAAGCTGAAATTCAAGAATTTATCTTACGCAACTGGCGTATTGTCAAAATCGCCACTACCAAAGCACAACGTAAATTATTTTTTAATTTACGTAAAATGAAAACTCATTTAGGTTGGTTTAACCAAAAAGAGATCGAAGCGGTTGCGCGGGATCTCGGCGTCAAACCAGAGACCGTGCGCGAGATGGAATCGCGTTTGGCCTCTAACGATATGAGTTTGGATATCAGTGACGACAGCAGCGACTCCAAGTCCAGCAGCTATCCGCTAATCGATATGCATTTCGAAGATAATCGTTACGATCCCGCACGTTTACTCGAAGCCAGTAACACCACCGAGTCCAGTCAAGATCATTTGCATAAAGCGCTCGCCAAATTAGACGAACGCGAACAAACCATTATCCGCGATCGTTGGTTAACTGAACCTAAAATTACCTTGCAAGAATTAGCCAATCGTTATCAAGTATCGGCTGAACGCGTGCGTCAACTCGAGCAAAAAGCCATTAAAGAGCTACGTAGCGCTATCGAACAACAAGCGGCATGA
- a CDS encoding CYTH domain-containing protein produces the protein MFLEIELKLSIAPEDVNLLHQHPLLQLPSTQIISVEQLISRYFDTADLALWQQGLSMRVREAGGRTIQTLKTAGEQIGDLQHRHEWDQPVTQNIPNIEQFTDSSLIAKLKTILGDKHLLELFHTDFQRSSWNLSTENGTHIELVLDQGQVKTASHQAALHEIELELKHGDSQELYKIAEFLKSTIPLNVETRSKAERGYLLYNDNKMSSNYV, from the coding sequence ATGTTTCTCGAAATTGAACTTAAACTCAGCATTGCCCCCGAAGATGTAAATCTATTACACCAGCATCCTTTATTACAGCTCCCCAGCACGCAAATTATCTCCGTAGAACAACTGATTAGCCGCTACTTTGATACCGCTGACCTCGCCTTGTGGCAGCAAGGACTGTCGATGCGCGTACGTGAGGCCGGCGGTCGCACCATACAAACCCTAAAAACAGCCGGCGAACAAATCGGCGATCTACAACATCGGCATGAATGGGATCAACCGGTAACGCAAAACATTCCCAATATTGAGCAATTTACCGATTCCAGCTTAATAGCCAAACTTAAAACCATCCTTGGTGACAAGCATTTGCTAGAATTATTTCATACCGATTTTCAGCGCAGTTCATGGAACTTAAGCACAGAGAATGGAACTCACATCGAATTAGTTTTAGACCAAGGCCAAGTTAAAACCGCAAGCCATCAAGCCGCGCTCCATGAAATCGAGCTGGAATTAAAGCATGGTGATAGTCAAGAACTGTATAAGATAGCCGAATTTCTAAAGTCAACGATACCGCTTAACGTAGAAACGCGCAGTAAGGCAGAACGCGGCTATTTACTCTATAATGACAATAAAATGTCATCTAATTATGTATAG
- a CDS encoding endonuclease, with the protein MSVSQQKLLNIYARLLSMYGRQQWWPADSAFEVMVGAILTQNTNWSNVEKALALLKEQINLTPEALLSLSTPDLEIYLKPSGYFRIKTQRLQNYCRWYLEQGNYQGLDELSTSELRERLLKVQGIGPETADDILLYAFNRPVFVIDAYTRRLLQRLDLIQGQEKYEECRQLFETQLPKSVDLYKQYHALIVIHAKQHCRKTKPVCHSCQLAQDCLLAFCA; encoded by the coding sequence ATGTCGGTTAGCCAACAAAAATTGCTAAATATCTATGCGCGCTTACTTAGTATGTACGGCCGCCAGCAATGGTGGCCGGCCGACAGTGCTTTCGAAGTAATGGTCGGCGCGATACTCACGCAAAATACTAATTGGTCGAATGTCGAAAAAGCTTTAGCGCTTTTGAAGGAGCAAATTAACCTAACGCCCGAAGCACTACTAAGCCTATCCACACCTGACTTAGAGATCTACTTAAAACCAAGTGGTTATTTTCGGATTAAAACGCAGCGTCTACAAAATTATTGCCGTTGGTACCTGGAACAGGGTAATTACCAAGGCTTAGATGAATTAAGCACCAGCGAGTTGCGTGAACGATTGCTCAAAGTCCAGGGTATAGGTCCCGAAACGGCGGATGATATCTTATTATATGCCTTTAATCGGCCAGTGTTTGTGATAGATGCCTATACGCGGCGCTTATTGCAACGTTTGGATCTGATACAAGGTCAGGAAAAGTATGAGGAATGTCGGCAACTATTCGAAACTCAGCTGCCCAAAAGTGTGGATCTATACAAACAATACCATGCGCTAATAGTGATACACGCTAAACAACATTGTCGAAAAACGAAACCGGTTTGCCATTCCTGCCAACTAGCACAGGATTGTTTGCTAGCGTTTTGCGCTTGA
- the ispG gene encoding flavodoxin-dependent (E)-4-hydroxy-3-methylbut-2-enyl-diphosphate synthase, whose translation MTESEPSPIVRRISTPVQVGSVQLGGGAPIIVQSMTNTDTEDAAATAQQIIELAQSGSELVRITVNTEQAAQQVPFIRDKVREAGYSVPIVGDFHYNGHRLLQAYPECAEALDKYRINPGNVGYGEKRDAQFTQMIEVALKFNKPVRIGVNWGSLDQDLSSREMDKNAALAHPRSAAEVLQETLVLSALLSAELAEKIGMPASLIVLSCKVSRVQDLIAIHRNLAARCTYAIHLGLTEAGMGSKGIVATTAALAVLLQEGIGDTIRASLTPEPGGDRSREVVVCQQILQSMGMRAFMPSVSACPGCGRTTSSYFQELANQVEAYIKERMPTWSQHYTGVENLSLAVMGCIVNGPGESKHANIGISLPGTGEHPIAPVFADGRKVATLRGDNIVQQFQAIIEDYVVSHYAKREQVVATQS comes from the coding sequence ATGACCGAATCTGAGCCTTCCCCCATCGTACGTCGCATCAGTACCCCGGTTCAAGTAGGTTCGGTTCAGCTGGGCGGCGGGGCGCCTATTATTGTTCAATCCATGACCAACACCGACACTGAAGATGCCGCCGCTACGGCTCAGCAGATCATTGAATTAGCTCAGTCCGGCTCAGAGTTGGTCAGAATTACCGTCAATACCGAGCAAGCGGCGCAGCAAGTCCCTTTTATTCGCGATAAAGTGCGCGAGGCGGGCTATTCGGTGCCGATCGTCGGTGATTTTCATTACAATGGTCACCGGCTTTTACAGGCGTATCCCGAATGTGCCGAGGCCCTAGATAAATACCGTATTAATCCAGGTAATGTGGGTTATGGCGAAAAACGTGACGCCCAATTTACACAGATGATTGAGGTCGCGCTGAAATTTAATAAGCCGGTACGGATAGGCGTGAATTGGGGGAGCTTGGATCAAGACCTGAGTTCGCGTGAGATGGATAAAAATGCAGCGTTAGCGCATCCACGGTCTGCAGCGGAAGTGCTGCAGGAAACCTTAGTACTATCGGCTTTGTTGAGTGCTGAATTGGCTGAAAAAATTGGCATGCCAGCGAGTCTCATCGTCTTATCCTGTAAAGTAAGTCGCGTACAGGACTTGATTGCTATCCATCGTAATCTAGCCGCGCGTTGTACCTATGCGATACATTTGGGTTTAACGGAAGCAGGGATGGGTTCGAAAGGGATAGTGGCGACCACGGCGGCGCTAGCGGTTTTATTACAAGAAGGTATTGGTGACACGATTCGGGCTTCATTAACACCGGAACCCGGTGGGGATAGAAGTCGCGAAGTAGTGGTCTGCCAGCAAATTTTACAATCGATGGGGATGCGCGCCTTTATGCCTTCGGTGTCGGCATGCCCCGGCTGCGGACGTACTACGAGTAGTTATTTTCAAGAATTGGCCAATCAAGTAGAAGCCTATATTAAAGAACGTATGCCGACGTGGTCACAACACTATACGGGCGTAGAAAATTTATCCTTGGCGGTGATGGGATGTATTGTGAATGGGCCGGGCGAGAGTAAACATGCCAATATTGGTATTAGTTTACCCGGTACCGGCGAACATCCGATTGCGCCGGTATTTGCCGATGGACGTAAAGTCGCTACGTTGCGTGGAGATAATATTGTTCAACAATTTCAAGCTATTATAGAAGATTATGTGGTAAGTCATTATGCAAAAAGAGAACAAGTTGTTGCAACGCAAAGTTAA